The segment GGGGCCGCAGTAGGGCAGCTGGAAGGTGAGAGTAGTTAGAAAGGTGGCCTGAACGCAGCCAAAAAGCGAGGTCCCCATGGCCAGGATGGCACACGCTCTGTGACTCATGATTATTGTGTAGCGCAGAGGGTGACATATGGCCACAAAGCGGTCGTAAGCCATCACCGTGTACAGGAAGCACTCTGTGCAGCCCAGGAAATGGTAGAAGAAGAGCTGGCACACGCAGCCTGCATAGGAGACAGCTCGGCTGTTCCCGGAGAGGTAGAGGAGCATCTTGGGGGAactcacagaaggaaaaaatatgtcACACACAGAGAGTTTAcacaggaagaagtacatgggggtgtgaaGCCGAGAGGAGGAGACAATCGCCAGTAGGATGAGCAGGTTGCCTATAAGCGTGAAGACGTAGAAGGACAGAAACAGGACAAAGAGCGTGGCCTCCAGGCCGTGTGTGTGCGGGATGCCCAGCAGAATAAACGCGGTCACCACTGAGGCATTCCTCATCTTTGTTAGAACATTGGACTTCAAAATAGAACACAGATCTCCAAGGTGTGAACACTGGTCAAACTGAGAAGCTATGTAATAAATAATAAGCAATTATTTAATTATCACGTTGTGTGTTCTTTTAGCAAGTGTACCTGACAAACGACATTAATAACCTGAATACGTTCAAAGGAAGATTATAAAGATGTAAAGTGGCTTTAAATCATCCCATCTGAGaatagtttattaaaaataacagctAATATTGACAGCATTATAAGTGCAATGCTAATTTACttttatgttcttttatttttacatttaaatctcaaAACAACCTTATTAAgtggaagaggaaataaaagcacAGAGTTTTAGTAACTTGATCATGTGGCTAGAAAGTAACTCATCTGAGATTAAAACtcaagtctgactccagagctaaAGCTTCTAACCCTTTTACTGTGAAAGCTCCCAGGAAATGTGGCTTAGAGAAGCAGAGACATGACACTTGTCTTCAGGTGCTTGAAGGGTGCTATGTAGATTTGCTGCATGCTTTTCCGTGGTGAATAACCAGTGAAAAAGAGTGGAACTAATAAAAAGTTAGATTTTAATTTcagtatagaaaaaaaaatcatgggtaAGTTTCCCTGTGAAGGATTGTGTTCTCACTGCTGTAAGGTTTTAGGTAGGGGTAAGATGCTGCTCTTTCAGGGATGTGATGACCCTGTGCTTCTAATTTGCACACAGAGTTATCCTAAGTGCACCATTAATGTCCTCTGAAATTCTTTGACTTTATTACATAGTTCGTGTTTTCAAATATATCTGAGAAAGCACAATAAAGCTTAACAAATATTACTCCTAGTGAACAGGTGGCTTTGATTTAAATATGATAAAGCTATTCACTTGTATAACAgtaagaattatgaatataggtATATGAGTTACAGTAATAACTGAATACCATTCTTAATGTATCTCAATAGAAGAGAGACACATGCCATGTGGAAGGCCAGAATTCCACTGAACAAGAGCGCCTTAGAATG is part of the Vicugna pacos chromosome 33, VicPac4, whole genome shotgun sequence genome and harbors:
- the LOC140691142 gene encoding olfactory receptor 10D1B-like, with protein sequence MRNASVVTAFILLGIPHTHGLEATLFVLFLSFYVFTLIGNLLILLAIVSSSRLHTPMYFFLCKLSVCDIFFPSVSSPKMLLYLSGNSRAVSYAGCVCQLFFYHFLGCTECFLYTVMAYDRFVAICHPLRYTIIMSHRACAILAMGTSLFGCVQATFLTTLTFQLPYCGPNEVDYYFCDIPVMLKLACADTSALEMVGLISVGLMPLTCFLLILTSYSFIVCSILQIRSTEGRQRAFSTCSAHLTAILLSFMPVVLIYLQPTPNPWLNATVQVLNNLVTPMLNPLIYSLRNKEVKYSLRKVLQHLAFLPKK